A DNA window from Halorubrum sp. DM2 contains the following coding sequences:
- a CDS encoding aminodeoxychorismate/anthranilate synthase component II, giving the protein MTDADAAEATAGWRLGAGETDARVLVVDNYDSFAYNLVQYVGEVAGAVTVRRNDAVDLAGIRALDPDGVVVSPGPGTPADAGVSTAVFELDRPVFGVCLGHQALCASRGSRVGHAPDVVHGKPSTITHDGEGVFAGLPDRLRVGRYHSLCVEREDLPDELVETARTEDEREVVMGVRHREKPHVGVQFHPESILTPRGKQMVRNFVAGCER; this is encoded by the coding sequence ATGACGGACGCCGACGCCGCCGAGGCGACGGCGGGCTGGCGACTGGGCGCGGGCGAGACCGACGCGCGCGTTCTCGTCGTCGACAACTACGACTCGTTCGCGTACAACCTCGTCCAGTACGTCGGCGAAGTCGCGGGCGCGGTGACGGTCCGGCGCAACGACGCGGTCGACCTCGCGGGGATCCGCGCGCTCGACCCCGACGGCGTCGTCGTCTCCCCCGGACCCGGAACCCCGGCTGACGCCGGCGTTTCGACCGCCGTCTTCGAACTCGACCGCCCCGTGTTTGGCGTCTGTCTCGGCCATCAGGCGCTCTGTGCGAGCCGCGGGAGCCGGGTGGGCCACGCGCCCGATGTCGTCCACGGGAAGCCGTCGACGATCACCCACGACGGTGAGGGCGTCTTCGCCGGGCTCCCCGACCGGCTCCGCGTCGGGCGATACCACTCGCTGTGCGTCGAGCGCGAGGACCTGCCCGACGAGCTGGTCGAGACCGCCCGCACCGAGGACGAACGCGAGGTCGTGATGGGCGTGCGCCACCGAGAGAAGCCCCACGTCGGCGTCCAGTTCCATCCGGAGAGTATCCTCACCCCGCGCGGGAAGCAGATGGTACGGAACTTCGTGGCGGGGTGCGAGCGATGA
- a CDS encoding DUF5788 family protein gives MKGYERKQLLERVNRESSTVGVEIPESIEIQGEEIDLRSFVFEIKRRDSVPPGERDRVDRAKRNLRRERLDRLEPIEENEVSREEGEELAASIIGIDRALEALEGLDAPDPETEAKRQEAADQKRWMNFLQKALGREDGGGRTNF, from the coding sequence GTGAAGGGGTACGAACGGAAGCAGCTCTTAGAGCGGGTCAACCGGGAGTCCTCGACGGTGGGCGTCGAGATCCCGGAATCGATCGAGATCCAGGGCGAGGAGATCGACCTGCGCTCGTTCGTCTTCGAGATCAAGCGCCGCGACTCGGTCCCGCCGGGCGAGCGCGACCGTGTCGACCGCGCTAAGCGCAACCTCCGGCGCGAGCGGCTCGACCGACTCGAACCGATCGAGGAGAACGAGGTGAGCCGCGAGGAGGGCGAGGAACTGGCGGCGTCAATCATCGGTATCGACCGCGCCTTAGAGGCGTTGGAGGGGTTAGACGCCCCCGACCCGGAGACCGAGGCGAAACGGCAGGAGGCCGCCGACCAGAAGCGCTGGATGAACTTCTTACAGAAGGCGCTCGGGCGCGAGGACGGTGGCGGGCGCACGAATTTCTGA
- a CDS encoding VOC family protein, translated as MSDPTAHHVGVTVADLDRAVDFYTETFDLDVVAEFSVGGDAFAEAVAVEGASAEFAHLDAGDVVVELVAYEPTGEGSTDPELNRPGATHLGLGVDDVEAFYEDLADDVETLSPPRTTSSGTTICFVSDPEGNLIEVLDA; from the coding sequence GTGTCCGACCCAACCGCGCACCACGTCGGGGTCACCGTCGCCGATCTGGACCGCGCCGTCGACTTCTACACGGAAACGTTCGACCTCGACGTCGTCGCCGAGTTCTCCGTCGGCGGCGACGCCTTCGCCGAAGCGGTCGCCGTCGAGGGCGCGTCGGCCGAGTTCGCGCACCTCGACGCCGGCGACGTGGTCGTCGAACTCGTCGCCTACGAACCGACGGGCGAGGGAAGCACGGATCCCGAACTGAACCGCCCGGGCGCGACCCACCTCGGTCTCGGCGTCGACGATGTCGAGGCGTTCTACGAGGACCTCGCGGACGACGTGGAGACGCTCTCGCCGCCCCGGACCACGTCGAGCGGGACGACGATCTGTTTTGTCAGTGACCCGGAGGGGAACCTGATCGAAGTGCTCGACGCCTGA
- the sppA gene encoding signal peptide peptidase SppA, whose translation MDDAPTNGRKGLLVAAAVGAATTIAGRAVLSRLTGGRFGDTETYNTAKVTVSGPIRRSQARPSPLSGAGGATADDVVEQIEAADEDDDVEALLVELNTPGGEVVPSDDIRRAAAEFDGPTVAYATDLCASGGYWIASGCDELWARDASLVGSIGVVGSRPNAKGLADKLGISYEQFTAGEYKDAGVPLKEIEEDEREYLQGIIDGYYEQFVETVSEGRDMDPDEIRDTEARVYLGDDAVEMGLVDELGTEDDVEARLADLLGAEPEVREFTPERGLAERLGIGAERVAFAAGSGVAGVFADDGGDIDVEFR comes from the coding sequence ATGGACGACGCGCCGACGAACGGACGGAAGGGGTTGCTCGTGGCTGCCGCGGTGGGCGCGGCGACGACGATCGCGGGCCGCGCGGTTCTCTCGCGGCTCACCGGCGGTCGGTTCGGCGACACCGAGACGTACAACACCGCGAAGGTGACCGTGTCGGGACCGATCCGACGGAGCCAAGCGCGACCGTCGCCGCTGTCGGGGGCGGGCGGCGCGACCGCGGACGACGTGGTCGAACAGATCGAGGCGGCCGACGAGGACGACGACGTCGAGGCGCTGCTCGTCGAACTCAACACGCCCGGCGGCGAGGTCGTGCCGAGCGACGACATCCGACGGGCCGCCGCCGAGTTCGACGGGCCGACGGTGGCGTACGCGACCGACCTCTGCGCCTCCGGCGGCTACTGGATCGCGAGCGGCTGCGACGAGCTGTGGGCGCGGGACGCGAGCCTCGTCGGCTCCATCGGCGTCGTCGGCTCCCGCCCGAACGCGAAGGGGCTAGCCGACAAGCTCGGGATCTCCTACGAACAGTTCACGGCCGGCGAGTACAAGGACGCCGGCGTCCCGCTGAAGGAGATCGAGGAGGACGAACGGGAGTACCTCCAGGGGATCATCGACGGCTACTACGAGCAGTTCGTCGAGACCGTGAGCGAGGGCCGCGACATGGACCCCGACGAGATCAGAGACACCGAGGCCCGCGTGTACCTCGGCGACGACGCCGTCGAGATGGGCCTCGTCGACGAACTCGGCACCGAGGACGACGTGGAAGCGCGGCTCGCCGACCTGCTCGGCGCGGAGCCGGAGGTGCGCGAGTTCACTCCGGAGCGCGGGCTGGCGGAGCGGCTCGGCATCGGCGCGGAGCGCGTCGCGTTCGCGGCCGGAAGCGGCGTCGCGGGCGTGTTCGCCGACGACGGGGGCGATATCGACGTGGAGTTCCGGTAG
- a CDS encoding DUF373 family protein: protein MTTLVICVDRSGAIGRATNVPMPVAGWEAVRSLVTDAGLDDPEDASVNCLLESLRVARDLRDEREESVVAVVSAESDTAVGADRSIAAQLDDLVERYDPRAAIVVVDSAEDERVLPVVESRVPVDSVDRVVVRQARDIESTYYLLKQFLADEQLRSTVLVPIGVALLLLPVLFARFSAGEALAGVAGLLGAALLYKGLAIDRRVAGMPERVREALYAGQVSVVTYVVAGGLALVGGFFGVLAASELNPGSPRLVEVVEFAFAAVPWFAVAGVTAAVGRLLDELIRDEGIRTPYLNLPFVIAAVALVVRGFAGYFLAQEAVRDPLSVYGMTMTPVQQLAAFIVGGIVVSLVGVKVASDVGTETLEDVIDAEREADGRRE, encoded by the coding sequence GTGACGACGCTGGTCATCTGCGTCGACCGCTCGGGGGCGATCGGTCGCGCCACCAACGTCCCGATGCCGGTCGCGGGCTGGGAGGCCGTCCGCTCGCTGGTCACGGACGCCGGGCTGGACGACCCCGAGGACGCCAGCGTAAACTGCTTACTGGAGTCGCTGCGCGTCGCACGCGACCTCCGGGACGAGCGCGAGGAGTCGGTCGTCGCCGTCGTCTCCGCCGAGAGCGACACCGCGGTCGGGGCCGACCGGTCGATCGCGGCCCAGCTCGACGACCTCGTGGAGCGGTACGACCCGCGGGCCGCGATCGTCGTCGTCGACTCCGCGGAGGACGAACGCGTCCTTCCGGTCGTCGAGTCGCGGGTCCCCGTCGACTCGGTCGACCGCGTCGTCGTCCGGCAGGCCCGCGACATCGAGTCCACCTACTACCTGCTCAAGCAGTTCCTCGCCGACGAGCAGCTCCGGTCGACGGTGTTGGTCCCCATCGGCGTCGCGCTGCTGTTGCTGCCGGTACTCTTCGCCCGGTTCTCCGCCGGGGAGGCGCTCGCGGGCGTCGCCGGCCTGCTCGGCGCGGCGCTACTGTACAAGGGGCTCGCGATCGACCGGCGCGTGGCGGGGATGCCGGAGCGGGTCCGCGAGGCGCTGTACGCCGGGCAGGTGTCGGTCGTGACGTACGTCGTCGCCGGCGGACTTGCCCTCGTCGGCGGCTTCTTCGGCGTCCTCGCCGCGTCGGAGCTGAACCCCGGATCGCCTCGGCTCGTCGAGGTCGTGGAGTTCGCCTTCGCGGCGGTCCCGTGGTTCGCGGTCGCCGGCGTGACTGCGGCGGTGGGACGGCTGCTCGACGAGCTGATCCGCGACGAGGGGATCCGGACGCCGTACCTCAACCTCCCGTTCGTCATCGCGGCGGTCGCGCTGGTCGTCCGCGGCTTCGCCGGCTATTTCCTCGCACAGGAGGCGGTCCGCGACCCCCTGTCCGTCTACGGAATGACGATGACTCCGGTCCAGCAGCTCGCGGCGTTCATCGTCGGCGGCATCGTCGTGTCGCTCGTCGGCGTCAAGGTCGCCAGCGACGTGGGCACGGAGACCCTCGAAGACGTCATCGACGCGGAGCGGGAGGCGGACGGGCGACGGGAGTGA
- a CDS encoding Rieske 2Fe-2S domain-containing protein, whose translation MDESRRIAGVDEVPEESTLLVTLRPTDPDAVGEGEGDLGEGEDGDPEVEAILTRAAGEVRAFRNYCQHWTDVRLDKDDGAFVRNGEVFCQKHGATFEADGGYCNFGPCEGAVLESVAVTVEGDDVFLDDDAYEFVRLGPSAGKGDGSGSRIDFTGN comes from the coding sequence ATGGACGAGAGCCGCCGGATCGCCGGCGTCGACGAGGTTCCCGAGGAGAGCACGCTGCTCGTGACGCTCCGACCGACCGATCCGGACGCGGTCGGCGAGGGCGAGGGTGACCTCGGGGAAGGCGAGGACGGCGACCCCGAAGTAGAGGCGATCCTCACCCGGGCCGCCGGCGAGGTGCGCGCGTTCCGCAACTACTGTCAACACTGGACGGACGTCCGCCTCGACAAGGACGACGGCGCGTTCGTCCGCAACGGGGAGGTGTTCTGTCAGAAGCACGGCGCGACGTTCGAGGCCGACGGCGGCTACTGTAACTTCGGTCCCTGCGAGGGGGCCGTCCTCGAGTCGGTCGCGGTGACCGTCGAGGGCGACGACGTGTTCCTCGACGACGACGCCTACGAGTTCGTCCGGCTCGGCCCCTCCGCGGGGAAGGGCGACGGCAGCGGCTCGCGGATCGACTTCACCGGGAACTGA
- a CDS encoding YkgJ family cysteine cluster protein: protein MESLEAELAAARDLDVAALADAIESIGFECTRCGGCCTGYAPDEPGGAPAGAGVGEDGDEDGTGVGSAADCHGSDAADDADREPHTATVFPDEVRRVADAAEDATGEAYDWRDVARPMPFGLDTDAEGDPVGETFEWALATDDCGDCTFYEESDGQGACTVHDARPLICRTYPFSVALEGTSQPMGEAVDEAGVVRAHECEGLGRDISREDAEELAAALKERAVRELEEAIGVRDGYDPGAGDRADGDVVVFDSEGPKEADGTPVRGE, encoded by the coding sequence ATGGAGTCGCTCGAAGCCGAACTCGCCGCGGCCCGCGACCTCGACGTCGCGGCCCTCGCGGACGCCATCGAGTCGATCGGGTTCGAGTGTACGCGCTGTGGCGGCTGCTGTACCGGCTACGCCCCGGACGAACCGGGCGGCGCGCCGGCCGGAGCGGGGGTCGGCGAGGACGGCGACGAAGACGGGACCGGAGTCGGCAGCGCGGCGGACTGCCACGGGAGCGACGCGGCCGACGACGCCGACCGCGAGCCGCACACCGCGACCGTCTTCCCGGACGAGGTCCGCCGCGTCGCCGACGCCGCGGAAGATGCCACCGGCGAGGCGTACGACTGGCGCGACGTGGCCCGGCCGATGCCGTTCGGCCTCGACACCGACGCCGAGGGCGACCCGGTCGGCGAGACGTTCGAATGGGCGCTCGCGACCGACGACTGCGGCGACTGTACCTTCTACGAGGAGTCCGACGGGCAGGGGGCGTGTACGGTCCACGACGCCCGACCGCTCATCTGCCGAACCTATCCGTTCAGCGTCGCGCTGGAGGGGACGAGCCAGCCGATGGGCGAGGCGGTCGACGAGGCGGGCGTCGTCCGCGCCCACGAGTGCGAGGGTCTCGGCCGCGACATCTCGCGCGAGGATGCCGAGGAGCTGGCCGCCGCGCTGAAGGAACGGGCCGTCCGCGAACTGGAGGAGGCGATCGGCGTCCGCGACGGCTACGACCCCGGCGCGGGCGACCGCGCCGACGGCGACGTCGTCGTCTTCGACTCCGAGGGGCCGAAGGAGGCCGACGGGACCCCCGTCCGCGGAGAATAG
- a CDS encoding dihydrodipicolinate synthase family protein, with translation MTILDLPHAAVSPPIVTPFDADADAAVADIDTDALASHVDALVAAGIDGMVPCGTTGEFASLDDDERRTVVETVVDAADGRVPVIAGAADTSVSRVRSHLSAAAAAGADAGLVTLPYYHGSTSPNGQRAFVEAVAEDAPLPIVLYDIPATVGESVDVDVLADAAARESVVGVKDTTGDLTGLEAKIRETPDSFAVFQGVDAQLYPSASLGVDGGIHALSQVIPEVFVALGEAIREGDDDRALALHRRAVAPLFDRCAAHGFAPATKVAAAHRGFIPDPAVRPPLTLPEADAREAIRADVDAALDAV, from the coding sequence GTGACGATCCTCGATCTCCCGCACGCCGCCGTCTCGCCGCCGATCGTGACGCCGTTCGACGCCGACGCCGATGCCGCGGTCGCCGACATCGACACCGACGCGCTCGCGAGCCACGTCGACGCGCTCGTCGCCGCCGGAATCGACGGGATGGTCCCCTGTGGCACGACCGGCGAGTTCGCCAGCCTCGACGACGACGAGCGACGGACCGTCGTCGAGACCGTCGTCGACGCGGCCGACGGGCGGGTTCCCGTGATCGCCGGCGCGGCCGACACCTCGGTCTCGCGGGTGCGATCGCACCTCTCGGCCGCCGCGGCGGCCGGGGCCGACGCCGGCCTCGTCACGCTCCCGTACTACCACGGATCGACGAGTCCGAACGGTCAGCGGGCGTTCGTCGAGGCGGTCGCCGAAGACGCGCCGCTCCCGATCGTCCTGTACGACATCCCGGCGACGGTCGGCGAGTCCGTCGACGTCGACGTGCTCGCCGACGCGGCGGCCCGCGAGTCGGTCGTCGGGGTGAAGGACACGACCGGCGACCTCACCGGCCTCGAAGCGAAGATCCGCGAGACGCCCGACTCCTTCGCCGTCTTTCAGGGCGTCGACGCCCAGCTGTACCCGAGCGCGAGCCTCGGCGTCGACGGCGGGATCCACGCGCTCTCGCAGGTGATCCCGGAGGTCTTCGTCGCGCTCGGCGAGGCGATCCGCGAGGGCGACGACGACCGGGCGCTGGCGCTCCACCGCCGCGCGGTCGCCCCGCTGTTCGACCGCTGTGCCGCCCACGGCTTCGCGCCCGCGACGAAGGTCGCGGCCGCCCACCGCGGGTTCATCCCGGACCCGGCCGTGCGCCCGCCGCTCACGCTCCCGGAGGCGGACGCCCGCGAGGCGATCCGCGCCGACGTGGACGCGGCGCTGGACGCGGTCTGA
- a CDS encoding transporter gives MDVINPVMWSVHVGFAVLWVGSVLFVTLAVLPPALRGDIGSDALGSVVGRLRWITRISAVAFVLSGGHMAGNLYTFEALTGTPRGHLVLTMLGLWFVGTGLVEVAGSKLVDGLDAGKLREPARDAKPFLYGASAVSVGLIVTAGLLASPTLF, from the coding sequence ATGGACGTTATCAATCCCGTCATGTGGTCGGTCCACGTCGGCTTCGCCGTCCTCTGGGTCGGCAGCGTGCTCTTCGTTACCCTTGCCGTTCTCCCGCCCGCGCTCCGCGGCGACATCGGTAGCGACGCGCTCGGCTCGGTCGTCGGCCGCCTGCGGTGGATCACACGGATCAGCGCGGTCGCGTTCGTCCTCTCCGGCGGCCACATGGCCGGGAACCTGTACACCTTCGAGGCGCTGACAGGGACACCCCGGGGCCACCTCGTGTTGACGATGCTGGGGCTGTGGTTCGTCGGGACCGGTCTCGTCGAGGTCGCCGGTTCGAAGCTGGTCGACGGGCTCGACGCGGGGAAGCTCCGGGAGCCGGCCCGCGACGCCAAGCCGTTCCTCTACGGCGCGTCGGCGGTCTCGGTCGGCCTCATCGTCACCGCCGGCCTGCTCGCCAGCCCGACGCTGTTTTAA
- a CDS encoding 2,5-diamino-6-(ribosylamino)-4(3H)-pyrimidinone 5'-phosphate reductase: MYVVVNAAQSVDGKLATRSREQLRISGPEDFDRVDRVRAAADAVLVGVGTVLADDPHLTLDEEDRRVERLRAGRSGDPARVVVDSTGRTPTDARILDDAATTYLLVSEATDRERREALADAGAEVIVAGEERVDIGAGVEKLADRGVDRLMVEGGGEVIFSCFEAGVVDELHVYVGSMVVGGRDAPTLADGSGFIEAFPDLTLTDVERLDDGVVLSYDVEDDDGS, translated from the coding sequence ATGTACGTGGTCGTCAACGCGGCCCAGAGCGTCGACGGGAAGCTCGCCACCCGTAGCCGGGAACAGCTCCGGATCTCCGGCCCGGAGGACTTCGACCGGGTCGATCGCGTCAGAGCGGCCGCGGACGCGGTCCTCGTCGGCGTCGGGACCGTTCTCGCCGACGACCCGCACCTCACGCTCGACGAGGAGGACCGCCGCGTCGAGCGCCTGCGGGCCGGTCGGTCCGGGGACCCAGCCCGCGTCGTGGTCGACTCCACCGGGCGCACCCCGACCGACGCCCGGATCTTGGACGACGCGGCGACGACGTATCTGCTCGTCTCGGAGGCGACCGACCGGGAACGTCGCGAGGCGCTCGCCGACGCGGGCGCGGAGGTGATCGTCGCCGGCGAGGAGCGCGTCGACATCGGGGCGGGGGTGGAGAAGCTCGCGGACCGCGGCGTCGACCGCCTGATGGTCGAGGGGGGCGGCGAGGTGATCTTCTCGTGTTTCGAGGCCGGCGTCGTCGACGAACTCCACGTCTACGTCGGCTCCATGGTCGTCGGCGGGCGCGATGCGCCCACGCTGGCGGACGGGAGCGGGTTCATCGAGGCGTTCCCCGACCTGACGCTCACGGACGTGGAGCGGCTCGACGACGGGGTCGTCCTCTCGTACGACGTCGAGGACGACGACGGCTCGTAG
- a CDS encoding coiled-coil protein, whose translation MVTKEEVIEQYDVEPMDEADNVDLSEDDLENGSKGQLIKRAGQLRDRRNELNQMASERASKRDDLNAKTREKVDEAQEHRENRDELNEQVQEHKDKRNELNAEANELFDEVEELKQDLELGSGKSIEELEEEIEDLEFRQQTEVLDAEDERELIEKIDDKREKLAEKKEKVDDTSELDDLVEEAEEVRSEASQHHQKVTELADKAQEHHNQMIEAYREADDIRDEADEMHELFVEAQEAADRHHEDFVRVQKRLRELDKKEEEERQDERAEKREEEKEEAEEIYQKFKEGETLDTEDLMKLQKTGLL comes from the coding sequence ATGGTAACGAAAGAAGAAGTCATCGAGCAGTACGACGTGGAACCGATGGACGAGGCGGACAACGTGGACCTTTCTGAGGACGACTTGGAGAACGGCTCCAAGGGGCAGCTCATCAAACGCGCCGGTCAGCTGCGAGACCGACGTAACGAGCTGAACCAGATGGCCTCCGAGCGCGCGTCCAAGCGCGACGACCTCAACGCGAAGACGCGCGAGAAGGTCGACGAGGCCCAGGAACACCGCGAGAACCGCGACGAGCTCAACGAGCAGGTCCAGGAACACAAGGACAAACGCAACGAGCTCAACGCCGAGGCCAACGAGCTGTTCGACGAGGTCGAGGAGCTCAAACAGGACCTCGAACTCGGCTCCGGCAAGTCCATCGAGGAGCTCGAAGAGGAGATCGAGGACCTGGAGTTCCGTCAGCAGACGGAGGTCCTCGACGCGGAAGACGAGCGCGAGCTGATCGAGAAGATCGACGACAAACGCGAGAAGCTCGCCGAGAAGAAGGAGAAGGTCGACGACACGAGCGAACTCGACGACCTCGTCGAGGAGGCCGAGGAGGTCCGCTCCGAGGCGTCCCAGCACCACCAGAAGGTGACGGAGCTCGCGGACAAGGCCCAAGAGCACCACAACCAGATGATCGAGGCCTACCGCGAGGCCGACGACATCCGCGACGAGGCCGACGAGATGCACGAGCTGTTCGTCGAGGCCCAGGAGGCGGCCGACCGCCACCACGAGGACTTCGTCCGCGTCCAGAAGCGACTGCGCGAACTCGACAAGAAGGAGGAGGAAGAGCGTCAGGACGAGCGCGCCGAGAAGCGCGAAGAGGAGAAGGAAGAGGCCGAGGAGATCTATCAGAAGTTCAAGGAGGGCGAGACGCTCGACACCGAGGACCTGATGAAGCTCCAGAAGACCGGCCTCCTGTAA
- a CDS encoding helix-hairpin-helix domain-containing protein has translation MALLQKLKEKLGFGSGSAERESAETEVTVERESEPAADAAVSEGDDGADDAETDDAESDDAEPVAAGTEAAASTESLVDEEAATDDEATATDDEAAATDDEAATTDDGAAEPAEAATGESDDVAVDDDDRGASVEEIKGIGPAYAERLAEIDIETVDQLAAADAANIAEGASISEKRAARWIDRANEF, from the coding sequence ATGGCACTACTCCAGAAGCTCAAAGAGAAGCTCGGATTCGGGAGCGGCTCCGCCGAACGCGAGTCGGCCGAGACCGAAGTGACCGTCGAGCGCGAGTCGGAACCGGCCGCCGATGCGGCCGTCTCCGAGGGTGACGACGGCGCGGACGACGCGGAGACCGACGACGCCGAAAGTGACGACGCGGAGCCGGTCGCCGCCGGGACGGAGGCCGCCGCCTCGACCGAGTCGCTCGTCGACGAGGAGGCCGCGACCGACGACGAGGCCACCGCAACCGACGATGAGGCCGCCGCAACCGACGACGAGGCCGCCACGACCGACGACGGGGCCGCCGAGCCGGCGGAGGCCGCGACGGGCGAGAGCGACGACGTCGCGGTCGACGACGACGACCGCGGCGCGAGCGTCGAGGAGATCAAGGGTATCGGCCCGGCGTACGCCGAGCGGCTCGCGGAGATCGACATCGAGACCGTCGACCAGCTCGCGGCCGCCGACGCCGCCAACATCGCGGAGGGCGCGAGCATCAGCGAGAAGCGCGCGGCGCGGTGGATCGACCGCGCGAACGAGTTCTGA
- a CDS encoding shikimate dehydrogenase, whose translation MDVYGLIGNPVGHSLSPPIHEAGYEALGLDARYVTFEPDADAAAAAIEGAADLGVAGLNVTVPFKQDALDAVDPAPLAERIGAVNTVDYGPVRDGDADRPRGHNTDAAGVTRALEHHDVTVDGRDALVVGAGGAGRAAAFALADAGATVRVANRTAERAVELADTVPGATGGGLDDLADRVAAADLLVNATSVGMESPDETPVPAEHLHGDLAVLDAVYAPIETRLLREAADAGATTVDGAWMLLYQGVEAFEIWTDEEAPIEPMNAALRAELE comes from the coding sequence ATGGACGTGTACGGACTGATCGGGAACCCGGTCGGCCACTCGCTGTCGCCGCCGATACACGAGGCGGGCTACGAGGCGCTCGGACTCGACGCGCGGTACGTGACCTTCGAGCCGGACGCCGACGCCGCGGCCGCGGCGATCGAGGGCGCGGCCGACCTTGGCGTGGCGGGACTCAACGTCACGGTGCCGTTCAAGCAGGACGCGCTCGACGCAGTCGATCCGGCCCCGCTCGCCGAGCGCATCGGCGCGGTCAACACGGTCGATTACGGGCCGGTCCGCGACGGCGACGCCGACCGCCCGCGCGGCCACAACACCGACGCGGCCGGAGTGACGCGGGCGCTCGAACACCACGACGTGACGGTCGACGGCCGCGACGCGCTCGTCGTCGGCGCGGGCGGGGCGGGGCGGGCGGCCGCGTTCGCGCTTGCCGACGCGGGCGCGACCGTTCGCGTCGCGAACCGCACCGCGGAGCGCGCGGTCGAACTGGCCGATACGGTCCCCGGCGCGACCGGCGGCGGACTCGACGACCTCGCCGACCGGGTCGCCGCGGCCGACCTGCTCGTCAACGCGACGAGCGTGGGGATGGAGTCGCCCGACGAGACGCCGGTCCCCGCCGAACACCTCCACGGCGACCTCGCGGTCCTCGACGCGGTGTACGCCCCGATCGAGACGCGCCTGCTCCGGGAGGCGGCCGACGCGGGCGCGACGACGGTCGACGGCGCGTGGATGCTGCTGTACCAGGGGGTCGAGGCGTTCGAGATCTGGACCGACGAGGAGGCCCCGATAGAGCCGATGAACGCGGCGCTGCGGGCGGAACTGGAGTAG
- a CDS encoding aminotransferase class IV yields MSDATGEGDGREGDDGHGGDGEREGDGGHEEDADSLYYVDGDLVPASEATVSVEDRGFAYGDAAFETMRAYGGDLFRWEAHADRLRDTCETLGLDHGIAHADLKRRVDETLAANEFADAYVKLSITRGVQPGTLDPAPEVDPTVVVIAKPLPRGGVGSEPVHDGPAAIQTTKTRKAADRAIPAAAKTHNYLNGILARLELRVTGADEALMLDPDGHVAEGATSNLFFADGNALRTPSLDGPILPGVTRATVIEIAKAEGIPVEEGTYAPDAVRSADEVFLTNSTWEVRPVATVDGIAVDGDGEGVAGPLTTLISRLFDRRIEENHYDGERL; encoded by the coding sequence ATGAGCGACGCGACCGGGGAGGGTGACGGGCGCGAGGGAGACGACGGGCACGGGGGGGACGGCGAGCGCGAGGGAGACGGCGGACACGAGGAGGACGCCGACTCCCTGTACTACGTCGACGGCGACCTCGTCCCCGCGAGCGAGGCGACCGTCTCCGTCGAGGACCGCGGGTTCGCCTACGGCGACGCCGCCTTCGAGACGATGCGCGCGTACGGCGGCGACCTCTTCCGGTGGGAGGCGCACGCCGACCGGCTCCGTGACACCTGCGAGACGCTCGGGCTGGATCACGGGATCGCCCACGCGGACCTGAAACGACGGGTCGACGAGACGCTGGCCGCGAACGAGTTCGCGGACGCGTACGTGAAGCTCTCCATCACGCGGGGCGTTCAGCCGGGAACGCTCGATCCGGCCCCCGAGGTCGACCCGACCGTCGTCGTGATCGCGAAGCCGCTCCCGCGGGGCGGCGTCGGGAGCGAGCCGGTCCACGACGGCCCGGCCGCGATCCAGACGACGAAGACGCGCAAGGCCGCCGACCGCGCGATCCCCGCCGCCGCGAAGACGCACAACTACCTCAACGGAATCCTCGCCCGGCTCGAACTCCGCGTGACCGGCGCGGACGAGGCCCTGATGCTCGACCCGGACGGGCACGTCGCCGAGGGGGCGACCTCGAACCTCTTTTTCGCCGACGGGAACGCCCTGCGGACCCCTTCGCTCGACGGCCCGATCCTGCCTGGCGTCACCAGGGCGACCGTGATCGAGATCGCGAAAGCCGAGGGGATCCCGGTCGAGGAGGGGACGTACGCGCCGGACGCGGTCCGTTCGGCCGACGAGGTCTTCCTCACGAACTCGACGTGGGAGGTCCGCCCCGTCGCGACCGTCGACGGCATCGCGGTCGACGGCGACGGCGAGGGGGTCGCCGGCCCGCTCACGACCCTCATCTCTCGGCTGTTCGACCGCCGGATCGAGGAGAACCACTACGACGGCGAGCGACTGTGA